In Actinomycetota bacterium, one genomic interval encodes:
- a CDS encoding aspartate-semialdehyde dehydrogenase: protein MDREYRVAVVGATGMVGQAMREILEERDFPVAELRLLASERSRGRRLPFRGEEIEVQVLDEDSFQGIDLALFSAGAAISLRFAPIAAQAGAVVVDNSSAFRMDEDVPLVVPEVNPEDAFGHSGIIANPNCSTIQMVVVLKPLHDRSPIHRVIVSTYQSVSGTGKDAVEELEIQTKQIQEGSEPEPRVYPHAIAFNCLPHIDVFLPGGYTKEEMKMVNETRKIMGIPDLPLSATTVRVPVFVSHSEAVNVEFEEAIDPDEARRILASAPGVEVVDDPENDLYPLALDAAGKDPCYVGRIRADLSCPRALNLWIVSDNLRKGAALNAVQIAELISGT from the coding sequence ATGGACAGGGAATACAGGGTAGCGGTGGTCGGAGCGACCGGCATGGTCGGCCAGGCCATGCGGGAGATCCTCGAGGAGAGGGATTTCCCCGTGGCCGAACTGCGGCTGCTCGCATCCGAACGCTCGCGCGGAAGGCGCCTGCCCTTCCGGGGCGAGGAGATCGAGGTCCAGGTACTGGACGAGGACTCCTTCCAGGGGATCGACCTCGCCCTCTTCTCGGCGGGGGCCGCCATCTCGCTGCGCTTTGCCCCCATCGCGGCGCAGGCGGGCGCGGTGGTGGTGGACAACAGCAGCGCTTTCCGCATGGACGAGGACGTGCCCCTGGTGGTGCCCGAGGTAAACCCGGAGGACGCCTTCGGCCACAGCGGCATCATCGCCAACCCCAACTGCTCCACCATCCAGATGGTGGTGGTGCTCAAGCCCCTGCACGACCGTTCCCCCATTCACAGGGTCATCGTCTCCACCTACCAGTCCGTGTCGGGCACGGGCAAGGACGCGGTGGAGGAACTGGAGATACAGACCAAGCAGATACAGGAAGGAAGTGAGCCGGAGCCACGGGTGTACCCCCACGCCATCGCCTTTAACTGCCTGCCGCACATAGACGTCTTTTTACCCGGCGGGTACACCAAGGAAGAGATGAAGATGGTGAACGAGACCAGGAAGATCATGGGCATCCCCGACCTCCCGCTCTCGGCCACCACCGTGCGCGTGCCCGTCTTCGTCAGCCATTCAGAGGCGGTGAACGTGGAGTTCGAGGAGGCCATCGACCCCGACGAGGCCAGGCGCATCCTCGCCTCCGCCCCCGGGGTGGAGGTGGTGGACGACCCCGAGAACGACCTCTATCCGCTGGCCCTGGACGCCGCCGGCAAGGACCCCTGTTACGTGGGCAGGATCCGCGCCGACCTCTCCTGCCCACGCGCCCTGAACCTGTGGATCGTCAGCGACAACCTGCGCAAGGGGGCGGCGCTGAACGCGGTGCAGATCGCCGAACTGATCTCGGGGACCTAG
- a CDS encoding aspartate kinase: MKITVQKFGGTSVADTERIKNVALRVSETKKKGDHVVVVISALGDTTDRLVRLAYEISDVPREREMDMLLSTGEQVSVALLSMAMHELGYEAISFTGAQVGIVTDSAHTKAKILDVKVGRILEELEKGSVVIVAGFQGVSLDDQITTLGRGGSDTTAVALAAALGADACEIYTDVDGVFTADPRLVPEARKLARISYDEMLEMAATGAKVLQLRSVEFARNYGVVMHVRSSFSEEEGTWISESDERMEKAIISGVTHETEEAKVTVFDVPDRPGVAAGLFQALAAENINVDMIIQNVSEDQKTDISFTVGQNDLRKAAEISERVAKELGAGGVAVDESIAKVSLVGAGMRTHPGVAADMFSALAENDINIEMISTSTIKISCVIQADDVKKAVRAIHKKFGLDKGVVMRA; the protein is encoded by the coding sequence TTGAAGATAACCGTGCAGAAATTCGGTGGGACCTCCGTGGCCGATACCGAGAGGATAAAGAACGTCGCGTTGCGGGTCTCCGAGACCAAGAAAAAGGGCGACCACGTGGTGGTGGTCATCTCCGCGCTGGGCGACACCACCGACCGCCTGGTCAGACTGGCGTACGAGATAAGCGACGTCCCGCGGGAACGGGAGATGGACATGCTGCTCTCCACGGGGGAGCAGGTCTCCGTCGCCCTGCTCTCCATGGCCATGCACGAGCTGGGCTACGAGGCCATATCCTTCACCGGGGCCCAGGTGGGCATCGTCACGGACAGCGCCCACACCAAGGCGAAGATCCTGGACGTCAAGGTTGGGCGCATCCTCGAGGAGCTGGAGAAGGGGAGCGTGGTCATCGTCGCCGGGTTCCAGGGCGTCTCCCTCGACGACCAGATAACCACTCTGGGAAGGGGAGGTTCGGACACGACGGCCGTGGCCCTGGCGGCGGCGCTGGGGGCGGATGCCTGTGAGATATACACCGACGTGGACGGCGTCTTCACGGCCGATCCGCGCCTGGTGCCGGAAGCGCGCAAGCTGGCCCGCATCTCCTACGACGAGATGCTGGAGATGGCGGCGACGGGGGCCAAGGTGCTGCAGTTGCGCAGCGTGGAATTCGCGAGGAACTACGGGGTGGTGATGCATGTGAGGTCCAGTTTTTCCGAGGAAGAGGGCACGTGGATCTCCGAGAGCGACGAGCGCATGGAGAAGGCCATAATCAGCGGCGTTACCCACGAGACCGAGGAGGCCAAGGTAACGGTCTTCGATGTCCCCGACCGCCCCGGAGTGGCGGCGGGGCTGTTCCAGGCGCTGGCGGCGGAGAACATAAACGTGGATATGATCATCCAAAACGTGAGCGAGGACCAGAAAACGGACATCTCGTTCACGGTCGGGCAGAACGACCTGAGGAAGGCCGCCGAGATAAGCGAGCGGGTGGCGAAGGAGCTGGGAGCGGGCGGAGTGGCCGTCGACGAGAGCATCGCCAAGGTGAGCCTGGTGGGGGCGGGGATGCGCACCCACCCGGGGGTCGCGGCGGACATGTTCAGCGCCCTGGCTGAGAACGACATCAATATCGAGATGATCAGCACGTCGACCATCAAGATAAGCTGCGTCATCCAGGCCGACGACGTGAAGAAGGCGGTGAGGGCTATCCACAAGAAGTTCGGCCTGGACAAGGGCGTGGTGATGAGGGCCTAG
- the recR gene encoding recombination mediator RecR, with protein sequence MLYTPPVARLVEELSKLPGVGQKTAQRLAFHLLRVPPEEARSLAEAIVEAREKVTFCTRCFNFASGEMCEYCMDTRRDPSVVCVVERPQDIVAVERTGEFRGLYHVLGGAISPIDGIGPEELKIRELLGRIRKDDIHEVILATNPRVEGEATAIYLADLLKPLGIRATRIASGLPVGGDLEYADEVTLGRALKGRLDL encoded by the coding sequence TTGCTTTACACTCCCCCCGTCGCGCGCCTGGTCGAGGAGCTGTCGAAGCTGCCCGGCGTCGGGCAGAAGACCGCGCAGCGCCTCGCCTTTCACCTGCTGAGGGTTCCCCCGGAAGAGGCCAGGTCACTGGCCGAAGCCATCGTCGAGGCCAGGGAGAAGGTCACCTTCTGCACCCGCTGCTTCAACTTCGCCTCGGGTGAGATGTGCGAATACTGCATGGATACGAGGAGGGACCCCTCCGTTGTCTGTGTGGTGGAGAGGCCACAGGACATCGTGGCCGTTGAGCGTACGGGAGAGTTCCGGGGCCTCTATCATGTCCTCGGCGGCGCCATCTCCCCCATAGACGGCATCGGTCCCGAGGAGCTCAAGATAAGGGAGCTCCTGGGGCGTATCCGCAAGGACGATATCCACGAGGTCATCCTGGCCACCAACCCCCGCGTGGAAGGGGAGGCCACCGCCATCTACCTGGCAGACCTCCTGAAGCCCCTGGGGATCAGGGCAACGCGCATCGCCAGCGGTCTTCCCGTGGGGGGCGACCTGGAGTACGCGGATGAGGTGACCCTGGGCCGCGCCCTGAAGGGCAGGCTCGACCTATGA
- a CDS encoding YbaB/EbfC family nucleoid-associated protein: MNGNMQKMMKQAQKLQRQMMEAQEALADERVEGSSGGGMVKVVADGQQNIVEISIDPAAVDPEDVEMLEDLVLAALSDAMRKSRELAEERLGAFTKGMKIPGL; the protein is encoded by the coding sequence ATGAACGGGAACATGCAGAAGATGATGAAGCAGGCGCAGAAGCTGCAGCGTCAGATGATGGAGGCGCAGGAAGCCCTGGCCGATGAGCGCGTCGAGGGCAGCTCCGGGGGAGGCATGGTCAAGGTCGTAGCCGACGGCCAGCAGAATATCGTGGAGATCAGTATCGACCCCGCGGCGGTGGACCCCGAGGACGTGGAGATGCTGGAGGACCTGGTCCTTGCCGCGCTCTCGGACGCGATGAGGAAATCGCGGGAGTTGGCCGAGGAGCGCCTGGGTGCCTTCACCAAGGGAATGAAGATCCCCGGGCTGTGA